The DNA sequence CAACCACTTCTCCAGAATGACCGGTTGATCGCCACCGTCAGCAGCTGGGCCAGAGTGACGCCGGATATGCGTTTTGTGGGCTCCTGGATGCTGACTCAGGGATTCATTGAAGACAATTTCTCTTCCTGGTTGATAAGGCGGGACGTTCTGGACAGAATCGGATTATGGGATGCTGTGAATGTGGCCGCAGACACGGAGTTTTTGTGGCGTATGGAGCATCATTACGGCTACCCGTCCCTGTGCCATGTTTGTAAGGGCGCGCCTTTATCGTTTGCGCTTTCGGATGGATCGACATTGACACAGACCAAAGCGACTCACGTCAAGACAGTGTATTACGGACTGCGCAGATTGTACCGGGAGGCGTCATCCTGGTGGCATCGGCAACGTGGTTTTGCGCCTGTTATGGAGGAGGTGCGCCCGTTTCCTGCCCCTACTGGGAATTTTAAAGACGCGTCTCGCTACTTTGATGTGGTCGTCATTGGCGATTTTGCAGAGGTTGGCACCGATTTCAGCTCCATATTCAGTCAGCTCGATACCCTGTTGTCGGATGGACAGGCGCTCTGCCTGGTTCATTGGCCGGACCCTGAAGGCTGGCTTGGTCGCCCTGTGCGAGATGACGTGTTTGATTTCTGTCAGTCCCGACATCTGACTCTGGGGCACAGTGGGGTTACCGTTGAAGCGAATACGTTAATGTTGCTTGACGGCTCCTTATGGAGGCGGCGACCGACCAGGACCATCGCTATTGAAAAGCTGGACACTGTCATCATCGTGAACGGATTGCAGCCCGATGATGCTGATGCAATAAAAGACTACTTTGCACACGGTGGTTATGATTATTCGTAAACTCACCAATGACCTGTTGGCCTTGATTTGCAGGTTGTCCCCAAAAGCGGAAGACTTTGATGCCGCGTGGTATTGCGCAAGGTATCGGGATGTCGCGGACAGTGGTATCGACCCACTATTGCACTACTGCCGGTTCGGGTATCGGGAAGGACGTGATCCTAACCCGATGACCAGTCTTTCGGGTGAGCGACTCACCGAGTCATCACGGTTTAGTGTGTCTCGCCTGGGTGATAGCGGCATCCTGGCGATTTCGGGTGATAGGGAGCTGATTGACAAGGCTCCAACGATTCTGTGTTGCGGGCACCAGGCCGGTCATGAGCTTTACGGAGCAGAAAGGAGTTTTCTGGATACCCTGGCAGTACTGGCGGAGCTCAAGGTCAATCTGGTGGTAACCTTGCCGGAAGCGTTCAATGAGGATTATCTGGCCGCCATTCGTCCTCATTGTTCCCGGTTGTTGATTCTCCCTTATGGCTGGTGGGCATTCGGTACAGAACCTCAACCAGTGGTTGTCGGACGATTCCAGTCGATCATTGAATCGTTCGGCATATCCGCCGTTTATGCGAATACAGTCGTTCTTTTCGAGCCACTGATCGCCGGACGGATAATGGCGGTTCCGGTATCTGTTCATGTACGTGAGCTGCCGTATCAGGATCCCTCGTTGTGTGCGTTGATGAGAGCAGACGCCGAAGCGGTGATCCAGCACCTTCGTGAGACATCGGACTTCCAGCTGGTCAACTCCCGATTTACCGGCGAGACGCTGAGGTTGGATGACGCCATTGTTATTCCGAACTCAGTCAATGCCGAGGATTTCAAGAGCATCTCGCCACCTGACTGCGAGAGTCACTCCTTGCGGGTTGGGATGATCAGCAGCAATTTGCCTAAGAAAGGGCTGGATGACTTTATCGCCTTGGCGGGCATTTTTGCCGACGAGGGCTCTCCAATACGCTTCAAACTGATTGGCCCCGAAAATGAGCATACACGTCTGATCGAAAGACGGCAGGCAGCGGGTGAAATCTCTGATAATATTGACATCCTCGGTTATATCGCCTCGCCACAGGCGGCCCTCAACGAGCTTGATGTCCTCCTGAATCTGTCTCATTTTGAAGAATCTTTTGGACGAACCGTGCTTGAAGCGATGGCGGCGGCACGTCCCGTTGTTGTTTATGACAGAGGGGCTTTAAGTGAGCTTGTGAGGCATGAGGAAACTGGGTATTTGGTCCGGTTTGGTCATGTTGAAGGTATCAAGCGCTGTATAGAGCGTTTTTTGACAGACCCTCAACTGCTGCGTGCACTGGGGCAGAACGGCAAGCGACGGGCTACCGAACAGTTTGGTGTTCTGTCGGTCAAAGCCGGGCTGGAGCACTGGTTGGATTTGGTTTACAGCCCCCGGAAAACCGGTTAGCATCGCGTTCAACGGATGAACGTATGCTTGCCTTAAGAATTTGGATGAAATTTAATCAATGAACCCGCTTCAATTTATCAGTTTGCTGGATCTCAAGGCCCGGATGGCTTTGAAGTCTGAGGCATCCAAGCTGTACCTCAGTTACCTCTGGTGGGTACTCGAGCCGATGCTTTGGGTAATGGCCTTTTACTTTGTTTTTACCATTTTGTTGGAAATGGGGCGGGATATTGCCTTTCTGATGTGCGGAAAAATCCCCTTTTTGTGGTTTAGCAAGTCTGTGACAACGGGGTCGAATAGCATTGTTGCCAGTAAAGGATTGATAAACCAGGTCAACATACCGAAAGCCTTTTTCCCTTATCAGTCTCTCCAGGAAGCGCTATACAAGCAATGGCTGGTTTTCCTTGTGTTATTCGCATTGCTGATATTCTATGGTTATAACGCGTCCTGGCATTGGCTTTGGGTATTACCCGTTATTGTAGCCAATTACCTGTTAATACTGCTGTGTACACTGGTGGGCGCCTTCCTCGTCAGCTATGTGCGCGATATCAGGATGTTGATTAATATGGGTGTCCTGTTTCTGATGTTTGCATCCGGTATTTTCTGGGACGTCAATGACATCGCCGACCCGGCTAAGCGGGAAGCGTTGCTGACCTGGAATCCGGTGGCGTTCATACTGGATGCCTACCGGGCGGTACTGATGAGGGGAGAGATGTTTGATCATCAGCACATGATTGTACTTTCTGCGATTATGTTGGGAGGGGTAGTGTTGATGCACCTCGTATACCGATTGTTCAGTCAGTCCATTGCGTCGAAGGTGATTAATTCATGAGCAGCGGTGATGTCTTGCTCCAGGCAAAGGAGTTGAGGTACAGCTACGCCAGTCGTCTGTGGGGCTTCAAGCGCTTTGAATTTGAGGTCCTGAAAGGGCTCAACTTTAACGTGTATCGTGGCGAAACACTGGGCATCATGGGACGCAATGGCTGTGGAAAAAGCTCGCTGCTTCGCATTCTGAACGGCATTGTGGCGCCCACGGAGGGTGAGCTTAAACAGTCCGGCCCGCTGACAAGAATATTGCTCACGCTTGGGCTGGGTTTTGACAAGGATCTGACCGGCCGTGACAATGCAATGTTAAGTGCGATGCTTCAAGGGTACTCACGAAGTCGTGCCAAGGAGGCGCTAGAAGATATCAAGGAGTTTTCAGAGCTGGGTGATTTTTTTGAGCGCCCGGTCAAAACCTACTCCTCAGGTATGCGTAGCCGCCTCGGCTTTTCTACTGCGCTGAAAACAGAAGTGGACCTGCTTCTGATTGATGAGACATTGAGTGTCGGTGATCAGCATTTCAGCCATAAGGCTGAAAAGGCAATGATGGAGA is a window from the Marinimicrobium koreense genome containing:
- a CDS encoding glycosyltransferase family 4 protein; translation: MIIRKLTNDLLALICRLSPKAEDFDAAWYCARYRDVADSGIDPLLHYCRFGYREGRDPNPMTSLSGERLTESSRFSVSRLGDSGILAISGDRELIDKAPTILCCGHQAGHELYGAERSFLDTLAVLAELKVNLVVTLPEAFNEDYLAAIRPHCSRLLILPYGWWAFGTEPQPVVVGRFQSIIESFGISAVYANTVVLFEPLIAGRIMAVPVSVHVRELPYQDPSLCALMRADAEAVIQHLRETSDFQLVNSRFTGETLRLDDAIVIPNSVNAEDFKSISPPDCESHSLRVGMISSNLPKKGLDDFIALAGIFADEGSPIRFKLIGPENEHTRLIERRQAAGEISDNIDILGYIASPQAALNELDVLLNLSHFEESFGRTVLEAMAAARPVVVYDRGALSELVRHEETGYLVRFGHVEGIKRCIERFLTDPQLLRALGQNGKRRATEQFGVLSVKAGLEHWLDLVYSPRKTG
- a CDS encoding ABC transporter permease, with the protein product MNPLQFISLLDLKARMALKSEASKLYLSYLWWVLEPMLWVMAFYFVFTILLEMGRDIAFLMCGKIPFLWFSKSVTTGSNSIVASKGLINQVNIPKAFFPYQSLQEALYKQWLVFLVLFALLIFYGYNASWHWLWVLPVIVANYLLILLCTLVGAFLVSYVRDIRMLINMGVLFLMFASGIFWDVNDIADPAKREALLTWNPVAFILDAYRAVLMRGEMFDHQHMIVLSAIMLGGVVLMHLVYRLFSQSIASKVINS
- a CDS encoding ABC transporter ATP-binding protein is translated as MSSGDVLLQAKELRYSYASRLWGFKRFEFEVLKGLNFNVYRGETLGIMGRNGCGKSSLLRILNGIVAPTEGELKQSGPLTRILLTLGLGFDKDLTGRDNAMLSAMLQGYSRSRAKEALEDIKEFSELGDFFERPVKTYSSGMRSRLGFSTALKTEVDLLLIDETLSVGDQHFSHKAEKAMMEKINSEQTVIFVSHSGGQVKKVCSRAIWLEDGVIQAEGDTKEVAAEYKAFMDELDRSGGKSAWER